The proteins below are encoded in one region of Ereboglobus luteus:
- a CDS encoding metallophosphoesterase family protein — MRIAVISDTHDRYPPHLPQRIQGADEIWHLGDVSAPAILDELSLIGPPLHVVQGNCDFYPWPTSLRRKIHDVCCQLVHAPPPGLLREYCDILLHGHTHIPRDQVIDGIRWLNPGSVSLPRGGHPPSFGWLTIGPDKSVEWSIEHL, encoded by the coding sequence ATGCGCATCGCCGTCATATCCGACACACACGACCGCTACCCGCCGCATTTGCCGCAACGCATCCAAGGCGCCGATGAGATCTGGCACCTCGGCGATGTCTCCGCGCCCGCCATTCTCGACGAGCTTTCGCTGATCGGCCCGCCGCTGCATGTTGTGCAGGGCAACTGCGATTTTTATCCGTGGCCCACCTCGCTCCGGCGCAAAATCCATGATGTGTGCTGCCAGCTTGTCCACGCGCCGCCCCCGGGCCTGCTGCGTGAGTATTGCGACATTCTTCTGCACGGGCACACGCACATCCCGCGCGACCAGGTGATCGACGGCATTCGCTGGCTGAACCCCGGAAGCGTTTCACTGCCGCGCGGGGGTCATCCTCCAAGCTTCGGCTGGCTGACCATCGGTCCGGACAAAAGCGTCGAGTGGAGCATCGAGCATTTGTAG
- a CDS encoding class I SAM-dependent methyltransferase: MQLFFGICMLALAAHGFAGLSRANRWRTGIVLACVLVLAMGAYMPIYKLLYKYVPFYGAFRGTSKFIYLFGLFMAMLAGNGINRMIVENGRNFRLAVASFAIAGIILGAGLLIKTGALENTWQRTFEALATSKQTYFQASVAFAQIPDFKDTARSLTGNTLIANGVWLLAFGALVLGLRHRRQLVWGVGACAVINLGVFAWKSTSDFEAAKAMLLPPASLAKTNPAEYAQNLPYFAKVIRQNQGDYRTLNFPLSSANMSWRAEGLWGYDPSVLKRYAEYMYFSQGINPDEASQNPPFRQQSPLLNMFRLRYAFMPDGKVVDMGEPLTRFLIVSKYKVLKERDLILSEMTKPGFNPKQEVILESEPNPVPDNENVAYTVRLLGVTSDSWTLEIICDKATLLLMTDAYAKGWKATTQPGSVQTNYDVMPANYAMRAIPLAQGRHVLKLEYKQPGLVTGVKISLATTLLLGIIIGVPAFRRRLDFSVKESIIHANIDDPDIETVKCANCGGDETGLVCKKQVPGGRVYSMVQCKRCGLVYINPRLTQEAILATYRDSAYFQRGEEDVTGYNDYTVDRELHENFFSSQLNSIEKQLPKKGRLLDVGCAFGYLLNEARQRGWQVTGIELSGGAFQYARNELKLLVHDKPLRELTFPPASFEAVVMDDVIEHYGDPAAEIREVARVLTKGGAFMLHTPNYASPWRSLMGEKWVHLKPEEHLYYFSPATLSDMLNKNGFKVVYARARGKATNLAYIIGVARKFLPGFARLLEKTIGRLPMAKWAFSFRGGGMEVLAIKK; this comes from the coding sequence ATGCAGTTGTTTTTCGGCATTTGCATGCTGGCGCTGGCGGCGCACGGCTTCGCGGGACTGAGCCGCGCCAACCGCTGGCGCACGGGCATAGTGCTTGCCTGCGTGCTCGTCCTGGCGATGGGCGCCTATATGCCAATATATAAATTATTATATAAATACGTGCCCTTTTACGGCGCGTTCCGGGGAACGTCGAAATTCATATATTTGTTCGGATTGTTCATGGCGATGCTCGCCGGTAACGGCATAAACCGCATGATTGTCGAAAACGGGCGAAACTTCAGATTGGCCGTCGCCAGCTTTGCAATCGCCGGAATCATTCTGGGCGCCGGGTTGTTGATTAAAACGGGCGCGCTTGAAAATACGTGGCAGCGCACCTTCGAGGCGCTTGCCACTTCAAAACAGACCTATTTTCAAGCTTCCGTGGCGTTTGCCCAAATTCCCGACTTCAAGGACACTGCCCGGTCGCTGACGGGCAATACGCTTATCGCCAATGGCGTGTGGCTTCTGGCCTTTGGCGCGTTGGTGCTCGGTCTGCGCCATCGCAGACAACTCGTTTGGGGCGTCGGCGCGTGCGCGGTCATCAATCTCGGCGTATTCGCATGGAAATCGACAAGCGACTTCGAGGCGGCGAAGGCGATGCTTTTGCCCCCCGCCAGCCTCGCCAAAACAAACCCCGCGGAATACGCTCAAAACCTGCCCTACTTCGCCAAGGTGATACGGCAAAACCAAGGCGATTACCGCACGTTGAATTTCCCGCTTTCATCGGCAAACATGTCATGGCGCGCGGAGGGCCTCTGGGGTTACGATCCCTCGGTGCTCAAGCGTTATGCCGAATACATGTATTTTTCGCAGGGAATCAACCCCGACGAGGCGAGCCAGAATCCGCCGTTCCGCCAGCAATCCCCCCTGCTTAATATGTTTCGCCTGCGTTACGCTTTCATGCCGGACGGCAAGGTTGTTGACATGGGCGAGCCGCTGACGCGCTTCCTTATCGTTTCCAAATATAAAGTGTTAAAGGAACGCGATCTGATTTTGAGCGAGATGACCAAGCCGGGTTTCAATCCCAAGCAGGAAGTCATTTTGGAAAGCGAACCGAACCCTGTTCCGGACAATGAAAACGTCGCTTATACGGTCCGCCTTCTCGGCGTGACATCGGACAGCTGGACGCTTGAAATCATTTGCGACAAGGCGACCCTATTGCTGATGACGGACGCCTATGCGAAGGGCTGGAAGGCGACGACGCAACCCGGAAGCGTGCAAACAAACTACGACGTCATGCCGGCCAACTACGCCATGCGCGCAATCCCGCTCGCACAAGGACGGCATGTGCTGAAACTGGAATACAAACAACCCGGGCTTGTCACCGGCGTGAAAATATCGTTGGCGACGACATTGCTGCTGGGCATCATCATCGGCGTGCCCGCGTTTCGCCGTCGATTGGATTTCTCCGTCAAGGAATCGATCATTCACGCGAATATTGACGATCCTGATATTGAAACGGTCAAATGCGCGAATTGTGGCGGCGACGAAACCGGGCTGGTCTGTAAAAAACAAGTGCCTGGCGGTCGTGTATACAGCATGGTTCAATGCAAACGATGCGGCCTTGTTTATATAAATCCGCGCCTGACACAGGAGGCCATTCTGGCAACCTACAGAGATTCGGCCTATTTTCAGCGGGGAGAGGAGGATGTCACCGGATACAACGACTATACGGTTGATCGCGAGTTGCATGAGAATTTTTTCTCAAGCCAGTTGAACAGCATCGAAAAACAGTTGCCCAAAAAAGGTCGGCTGCTGGATGTCGGATGCGCGTTTGGATATTTGCTGAACGAGGCGCGGCAGCGCGGCTGGCAGGTCACGGGCATAGAGCTTTCCGGCGGGGCTTTTCAGTATGCCAGAAATGAATTGAAATTGCTTGTGCATGACAAGCCGTTGCGGGAGTTGACATTTCCGCCGGCTTCATTTGAAGCCGTTGTGATGGACGATGTGATCGAGCATTATGGCGATCCCGCCGCGGAAATTCGCGAGGTTGCGCGGGTATTGACAAAAGGTGGTGCTTTCATGCTGCACACGCCCAACTATGCCAGCCCCTGGCGTTCCCTAATGGGAGAAAAATGGGTGCACCTCAAACCCGAGGAACATTTGTATTATTTTTCGCCGGCGACGCTTTCCGACATGCTGAATAAAAATGGATTTAAGGTTGTTTATGCGCGTGCCCGAGGCAAGGCGACCAATCTCGCCTATATCATAGGTGTGGCGAGAAAATTTCTTCCGGGGTTTGCGCGTTTGCTTGAAAAAACCATAGGCCGTCTTCCCATGGCCAAATGGGCATTTTCATTTCGTGGCGGCGGCATGGAAGTTCTCGCGATCAAAAAATGA
- a CDS encoding YfhO family protein, whose translation MKKHLPWCGALLLIVLILFGKYLFSTTHVVSEIGTDIYAYYLHSQTFASSELGQGNLPVWNPYTYGGHPFLADFQSAMLYPPSWILGMLNPVTAINWWVSIHVLLFGLLAYIWAAMRGMKPGAAFVAGAAAMLGGTFYMHVYAGHVSNLGTMAWAPLVFIGIDGWLRSKHAGWLVAGAAGVALQVYAGHPQYVYYTAIIAGLYSLVHLPYLGRQFRRTALGLLALYPMAVLLCAAQLLPGYCALSETVRSTGASYEFASMFSLNPENLLTLFAPWLYGGMGRLYIGGVVTFGRCSCFSAFACWRWRRTASRD comes from the coding sequence TTGAAAAAACACCTGCCGTGGTGCGGCGCCCTTTTGCTAATAGTATTGATACTGTTCGGGAAGTATTTGTTTTCGACGACACACGTTGTTTCCGAGATAGGGACGGACATATATGCATATTACCTGCACTCGCAGACTTTCGCCTCGTCCGAGCTCGGACAGGGCAACCTTCCTGTTTGGAACCCCTACACCTACGGCGGACATCCGTTTTTGGCTGATTTTCAGTCGGCCATGCTGTATCCTCCATCATGGATACTCGGGATGCTGAATCCGGTGACGGCCATAAACTGGTGGGTGAGCATCCATGTGCTCCTGTTCGGATTGCTTGCCTACATATGGGCGGCCATGCGTGGCATGAAACCCGGCGCCGCCTTTGTGGCGGGTGCGGCGGCAATGCTTGGCGGCACGTTTTACATGCACGTGTATGCGGGGCATGTGTCAAATTTGGGCACCATGGCGTGGGCGCCTCTGGTGTTCATAGGCATCGACGGTTGGCTGCGCAGCAAACATGCGGGCTGGCTTGTCGCCGGCGCGGCGGGCGTTGCCCTGCAGGTTTACGCGGGACACCCCCAATATGTGTATTACACCGCGATCATAGCCGGCCTGTATTCTTTGGTGCACCTGCCGTATCTCGGCCGGCAATTCCGGCGCACGGCCCTCGGGCTTCTCGCATTGTATCCGATGGCCGTGCTGTTGTGCGCCGCGCAACTGCTGCCCGGGTATTGCGCCCTGTCCGAGACAGTGCGCTCCACGGGCGCGTCCTACGAATTCGCCTCGATGTTCAGCCTCAATCCCGAGAATTTGCTCACACTCTTCGCACCGTGGTTATACGGGGGGATGGGCAGATTGTATATTGGGGGCGTTGTTACCTTTGGGAGATGCAGTTGTTTTTCGGCATTTGCATGCTGGCGCTGGCGGCGCACGGCTTCGCGGGACTGA
- a CDS encoding rhomboid family intramembrane serine protease: MHSSHNPPPEPTAEQLAHARAEHRRHVEFYQRLQEVSSHHNPRFSVTNIIIALNIVVFVVMGFLGAGWFMPAEDGMLVYIKYGANNGAATTNGEWWRLLTCMFMHYGIIHIAVNMWALYQAGAFLEKLQGRFIYALIYLASGLSGSFASIIWHGDQTWSAGASGAVFGVFGAILGYMLRMRSGLPATVYKPIMKSTATFAVYNIAFGAAVTGIDNAAHIGGFVGGVVLGAALAQPLNLSLRRIRRLQTLGLAGLLFTALIFGGIKLTPRFNYSVTDELAWGTKEASILNKLNTLGTSRNGVLKKFASDNNTRELANWIDSSLIPTYRELLEETSSPRFNPDQITAKRQKLLITALDESRQTWADFNTRLKDDRAFDLSTCMQRSNQIVANFNQANKALKYETLPRKNKNPATGASDSSS, encoded by the coding sequence ATGCACAGCAGCCACAATCCGCCTCCAGAACCAACCGCCGAGCAGCTCGCACACGCGCGCGCCGAACACCGCAGGCACGTTGAATTCTACCAGCGACTCCAGGAAGTTTCCTCGCACCACAATCCGCGCTTCTCTGTCACGAACATCATCATCGCGCTGAACATTGTCGTGTTTGTTGTAATGGGTTTTCTCGGCGCGGGCTGGTTCATGCCCGCGGAGGACGGGATGCTCGTCTATATAAAATACGGCGCGAACAACGGCGCGGCCACGACCAACGGCGAATGGTGGCGGCTTCTCACGTGCATGTTCATGCACTACGGCATCATTCACATCGCCGTGAATATGTGGGCGCTGTATCAGGCGGGCGCGTTTCTTGAAAAGTTGCAGGGCCGCTTCATCTACGCGCTCATCTATCTCGCCAGCGGGCTTTCGGGCAGTTTCGCAAGCATCATCTGGCACGGCGACCAGACATGGAGCGCGGGCGCGTCCGGCGCGGTCTTCGGCGTCTTCGGCGCAATCCTCGGCTACATGCTCAGGATGCGCAGCGGTCTTCCCGCGACCGTTTACAAGCCGATCATGAAAAGCACCGCCACATTCGCCGTCTATAACATCGCCTTCGGCGCCGCTGTGACGGGCATCGACAACGCGGCGCACATCGGCGGTTTTGTGGGCGGCGTCGTTCTCGGCGCGGCGCTCGCGCAACCGCTCAACCTGAGCCTGCGCCGCATCCGCCGCCTGCAAACGCTCGGCCTCGCGGGCCTGCTTTTCACAGCGCTGATTTTTGGCGGCATAAAACTCACGCCGCGTTTTAACTATTCGGTCACCGACGAGCTCGCGTGGGGAACGAAGGAGGCGTCGATCCTCAATAAGCTCAACACGCTTGGAACCTCGCGCAATGGCGTGCTGAAAAAGTTTGCCTCCGACAACAACACAAGGGAGCTCGCCAACTGGATCGACTCCAGCCTCATCCCAACCTACCGAGAGCTTCTGGAGGAAACCTCGTCGCCGCGTTTTAATCCCGATCAAATTACAGCAAAACGACAAAAGCTCCTCATCACGGCCTTGGATGAAAGCCGCCAAACTTGGGCCGACTTCAACACACGACTGAAGGACGACCGGGCATTCGACCTCTCGACATGCATGCAGCGCAGCAATCAAATTGTCGCCAATTTCAACCAGGCAAACAAAGCGCTCAAATACGAAACACTCCCAAGGAAAAACAAAAATCCAGCGACCGGAGCGTCGGATTCATCCTCCTGA
- the guaA gene encoding glutamine-hydrolyzing GMP synthase, whose product MIQTIAVLDFGSQYTQVIARRIRECQVYSKIYHFATPAETLRADGVTGIILSGGPGSVFAPNAPMPDKAIFELGVPVLGICYGVQLMGRILGGKVARSKHREYGLGTLAIRKKSPLLAGLPRKLRVWNSHGDRLIALPPGFAAVARTENSEFAVVQDTKRNFYGIQFHPEVSHSEHGMDIIRNYLFGICNTPKNWTTADFIKQTVAEIRAQVGKGRVLLALSGGVDSSVCAALLHKAIGKQLTCVYVDTGLMRKNETQNIEKLYAKHFKIDLRVVDAAQLFLKRLKGVNDPERKRKIIGGAFIEVFEKKVRELKTREGIEYLGQGTIYPDVIESMAIGGNPAAMIKSHHNVGGLPERMKFKLVEPLRQLFKDEVRQVGTKLGLPKEVVWRQPFPGPGLGVRVVGDITKERLDVLREADAILQDEMMDAGLYYKIWQTFCVYLPVKSVGVIGDERNYADVIALRLVDSIDAMTADWAKIPNELLQKISNRITNEVRGVSRVVLDISSKPPATIEWE is encoded by the coding sequence ATGATCCAAACCATCGCCGTCCTCGATTTCGGTTCACAATACACGCAAGTCATCGCCCGCCGCATCCGCGAGTGCCAGGTTTACTCCAAGATCTACCACTTCGCCACGCCCGCCGAGACACTTCGCGCCGACGGCGTCACCGGCATCATCCTCTCCGGCGGCCCCGGCTCCGTTTTCGCCCCCAACGCCCCGATGCCCGACAAGGCCATCTTCGAGCTCGGCGTCCCCGTGCTCGGCATCTGCTACGGCGTGCAACTCATGGGCAGGATCCTCGGCGGAAAAGTCGCCCGCAGCAAACACCGCGAATACGGACTCGGCACGCTCGCCATCCGCAAAAAATCCCCGCTCCTCGCCGGCCTCCCCCGCAAGCTCCGCGTCTGGAATTCCCACGGCGACCGCCTCATCGCGCTCCCGCCCGGCTTCGCCGCCGTCGCCCGCACCGAGAACTCCGAGTTCGCCGTCGTGCAGGACACCAAGCGCAACTTCTACGGCATCCAGTTCCACCCCGAAGTCTCGCACAGCGAGCACGGCATGGACATCATCCGCAACTACCTCTTCGGCATCTGCAACACCCCGAAAAACTGGACCACCGCCGACTTCATCAAGCAAACCGTCGCCGAAATCCGCGCCCAAGTCGGCAAGGGCCGCGTGCTCCTCGCCCTCTCCGGCGGCGTCGATTCCTCCGTGTGCGCCGCGCTCCTCCACAAGGCCATCGGCAAACAACTCACCTGCGTTTACGTTGACACCGGCCTCATGCGCAAAAACGAAACGCAAAACATCGAGAAACTCTACGCCAAACATTTCAAAATCGACCTGCGCGTCGTCGACGCCGCGCAACTCTTCCTCAAGCGCCTCAAGGGCGTCAACGACCCCGAGCGCAAACGCAAAATCATCGGCGGCGCCTTCATCGAAGTCTTCGAGAAAAAAGTCCGCGAACTCAAAACCCGGGAAGGCATCGAATACCTCGGCCAGGGCACCATCTATCCCGACGTCATCGAGTCGATGGCCATCGGCGGCAATCCCGCCGCCATGATCAAGTCTCACCACAACGTCGGCGGCCTGCCCGAGCGCATGAAGTTCAAGCTCGTCGAGCCGCTCCGCCAGCTCTTCAAGGACGAAGTCCGCCAAGTCGGCACCAAGCTCGGCCTGCCCAAGGAAGTGGTCTGGCGCCAGCCCTTCCCCGGCCCCGGCCTCGGCGTGCGCGTCGTCGGCGACATCACCAAGGAACGCCTCGACGTCCTCCGCGAAGCCGACGCCATCCTCCAGGATGAAATGATGGACGCCGGCCTCTATTACAAAATCTGGCAAACCTTCTGCGTGTATCTGCCGGTGAAATCCGTCGGCGTGATCGGCGACGAACGCAACTACGCCGACGTGATCGCGCTGCGCCTCGTTGACTCGATCGACGCCATGACGGCCGACTGGGCCAAGATCCCCAACGAGCTCCTTCAAAAAATCTCGAACCGCATCACCAACGAAGTCCGCGGCGTGAGCCGGGTCGTCCTCGACATCAGCTCCAAGCCCCCCGCGACGATCGAGTGGGAGTGA
- a CDS encoding sodium:solute symporter family transporter, with protein sequence MSTLDIVLFFVAVISVIGFGTWKGIANSKNEPKGASSYFLAGRGLTWWLVGFSLIAANISTEQFVGMSGQAADWLGLAIASYEWLAAVTLVVVAFLFLPKLLRAGIYTVPEFLEHRYGVLSRTIMAIVTMVILVGVPTASVIFAGSKVITVFFQGTTILGLDMGNITVSCWLIGISAAVYVFVGGLRACAWTDLIWGSALIAGGALVLVLALSAIGQKDPAELIVTKVATSDVTVAQLADAGPIERLTLLNSGPAMAGENGAGGKFHMVRPASDPAVPWTALLIGLWIPNFFYWGLNQYIMQRTLGSKSLAEGQKGIMFAAFLKLLIPFVVIIPGILAFNLYHGDLREQADIKNRQVLVEFQSGSSEKVFPFTENFAKRDTATALALVSHNAAKAGAPLEVGAASTATEIFAANTNLVAAANKKGVSSATKIVGYDYDAAYGTLLKNLLKPGYTWFVLAALFGAVVSSLAAMLNSASTIFTMDIFHKLAPRANEKVLVNVGKACTLIFVGIACVIAPGLGSPKYNGIFTFIQEFQGFISPGVLGVFLFGFLVHKAPRYLGWLGIVINAVLYGALKVFTPEIAFLNRMAICFGVVIAVLTVCTLVNPLKEPVKMPVNTAIALETSPGVKKVGIGIVLLTIVLYIIFW encoded by the coding sequence ATGAGCACACTTGATATAGTCCTGTTCTTTGTCGCAGTTATCTCAGTCATTGGCTTTGGCACCTGGAAAGGCATTGCCAACAGCAAGAACGAGCCGAAAGGCGCCAGTTCCTACTTCCTCGCGGGGCGCGGGCTGACTTGGTGGCTTGTGGGATTTTCGCTGATCGCGGCGAATATTTCCACCGAGCAATTTGTCGGGATGTCGGGGCAGGCGGCCGACTGGCTGGGCCTGGCGATCGCGTCTTACGAATGGCTCGCGGCCGTGACGCTTGTGGTGGTGGCGTTTTTGTTTCTGCCGAAACTTTTGCGCGCGGGCATCTACACCGTGCCGGAATTTCTTGAGCACCGCTATGGCGTGCTTTCGCGGACAATCATGGCGATCGTGACCATGGTCATCCTCGTCGGCGTGCCGACGGCGTCGGTGATTTTTGCGGGCTCGAAAGTCATCACGGTGTTTTTCCAGGGCACGACGATTCTCGGGCTCGACATGGGGAACATCACCGTGTCGTGCTGGCTTATCGGAATAAGCGCGGCGGTTTATGTGTTTGTCGGCGGTTTGCGCGCGTGCGCGTGGACCGACTTGATCTGGGGCTCCGCGCTCATCGCGGGTGGCGCGCTCGTGCTCGTGCTCGCCCTCAGCGCCATCGGCCAGAAGGATCCCGCGGAACTGATCGTCACGAAGGTGGCCACGTCCGATGTGACGGTGGCGCAGCTCGCCGACGCGGGCCCGATCGAACGCCTCACGTTGCTCAATTCCGGCCCCGCGATGGCGGGCGAAAACGGTGCGGGCGGCAAATTCCACATGGTGCGTCCGGCGTCGGACCCGGCGGTGCCGTGGACGGCGCTGCTCATCGGCCTGTGGATTCCAAACTTTTTCTATTGGGGGCTCAACCAATACATCATGCAGCGGACGCTCGGCTCGAAGTCTCTCGCCGAGGGGCAGAAGGGCATCATGTTCGCCGCGTTTCTCAAGCTGCTCATTCCGTTTGTGGTGATCATTCCGGGCATTCTCGCGTTCAATCTCTACCATGGCGATTTGCGTGAGCAGGCCGACATCAAGAACAGGCAGGTGCTGGTCGAGTTCCAGTCGGGCTCATCGGAGAAGGTGTTTCCGTTCACCGAAAACTTCGCGAAACGCGACACGGCGACGGCGCTGGCGCTTGTCTCGCACAACGCCGCGAAGGCGGGCGCGCCCCTTGAGGTTGGCGCCGCCTCGACTGCGACCGAGATTTTTGCGGCCAACACAAACTTGGTGGCGGCGGCGAACAAGAAGGGCGTGAGTTCGGCGACAAAAATTGTCGGATACGACTATGACGCGGCTTACGGCACGCTGTTGAAAAACCTGCTGAAACCGGGCTACACATGGTTCGTGCTTGCGGCGCTGTTCGGCGCGGTCGTGAGCTCGCTTGCGGCGATGCTCAACTCGGCCTCGACGATCTTCACAATGGACATCTTCCACAAGCTGGCGCCGCGAGCCAACGAGAAGGTGCTCGTGAACGTCGGCAAGGCCTGCACGCTGATTTTTGTTGGAATCGCGTGTGTCATTGCGCCGGGATTGGGCAGTCCGAAATACAACGGCATATTCACCTTCATCCAGGAATTCCAAGGCTTCATCAGCCCGGGCGTGCTCGGCGTGTTTTTGTTTGGATTTTTGGTGCACAAGGCTCCGCGTTATCTCGGCTGGCTCGGCATCGTCATCAACGCGGTGCTTTATGGCGCGCTCAAGGTATTCACGCCTGAAATCGCGTTTCTCAATCGCATGGCGATCTGCTTCGGCGTTGTCATCGCGGTGCTTACGGTGTGCACGCTCGTGAATCCGCTGAAGGAGCCGGTGAAGATGCCCGTGAACACGGCGATCGCACTGGAGACCTCGCCCGGCGTGAAGAAAGTCGGCATCGGCATCGTGCTGCTCACAATCGTGCTCTACATCATCTTCTGGTAA
- a CDS encoding efflux RND transporter periplasmic adaptor subunit, with protein MKTSTNHASARSGGVPPPDATKSRPILFAITLIAALAFATSCSRHDDHAGHDHAGHDHNKQQHDNHDHADQNRAARDHDAHDGHDHAAHSAPEKTDPHADHDHAKPDRDHSAPGHDHKTEPAQKRDPHAGHSHGASESTNVTYDEKNGLKFDDATAHAINLATTRIVTRPFAHRVMLNATVVDAGPPVQVTALVPPSVADDMQDHPHEGVRILAINRALTHATGQVEVTLALADIHNMAQTAKSVSSPGTDIGDSLAIPLIGPPEQKLTIPNTAVLRTIEGTFAYLYHDGHYRRTPVVLGMTDGAHTEIISGLAPDAPVAATAVEQLWLTELRLTKGGGHSH; from the coding sequence ATGAAAACATCCACGAACCACGCCAGCGCAAGGAGCGGCGGCGTCCCGCCGCCGGACGCGACAAAGTCGCGCCCCATTTTGTTCGCCATCACGCTTATCGCCGCCCTCGCCTTCGCCACCTCCTGCTCGCGCCACGACGACCACGCGGGGCACGATCACGCGGGCCACGATCACAACAAACAACAACACGACAATCACGACCACGCGGACCAAAATCGCGCAGCCCGCGATCACGACGCCCACGACGGTCATGATCACGCCGCGCACAGCGCCCCCGAAAAAACAGACCCGCACGCGGACCACGATCATGCCAAGCCCGACCGCGACCACTCCGCGCCCGGCCATGATCACAAAACCGAGCCCGCCCAAAAACGCGATCCGCACGCAGGCCATTCGCACGGCGCGTCCGAGAGCACAAATGTCACCTACGACGAAAAGAACGGCCTGAAATTCGACGACGCCACGGCGCACGCCATCAACCTCGCCACCACGCGCATTGTCACGCGCCCGTTTGCGCACCGCGTCATGCTCAACGCCACCGTCGTCGACGCCGGCCCGCCCGTGCAAGTCACCGCGCTCGTCCCGCCCTCCGTTGCCGACGACATGCAGGATCACCCGCACGAAGGCGTGCGTATCCTCGCCATTAACCGCGCCCTCACGCACGCCACCGGCCAAGTCGAAGTCACCCTCGCGCTCGCCGACATTCACAACATGGCGCAGACTGCAAAGTCCGTCTCCTCTCCGGGCACGGACATCGGCGACAGCCTCGCCATTCCGCTGATCGGCCCGCCCGAGCAAAAGCTCACCATTCCCAACACCGCCGTGCTTCGAACCATAGAAGGCACCTTCGCGTATCTCTATCACGACGGCCATTACCGCCGCACGCCCGTCGTGCTCGGCATGACCGACGGCGCCCACACCGAAATCATCTCCGGCCTCGCGCCCGACGCCCCCGTCGCCGCCACCGCCGTCGAACAACTCTGGCTCACCGAACTCCGCCTCACCAAAGGCGGCGGACACTCGCACTAA
- the hisD gene encoding histidinol dehydrogenase, producing MKTLSATSKTFADELAAFCRAAEPSPEIAASVAAILADVRARGDEAVSYYAAKFDSAKLRAKEFRVKPTLIADAAKKLPAAERKAIEAAHANILAYNRKNLPANWTAKNKHGAEVGEKFDPIRRVGLYIPGGQVPLVSTVLMTATMAKIAGCPQIAAFTPSDPSGKVSPSLLAALHIAGVDEVYRIGGVQAVGAMAYGTTTIPAVDKIFGPGNAYVCEAKRQVFGTVGVDSLPGPSELMVIADDTARADFVAADLLAQAEHGSGREKIYLVATSQKIIDAISGEIQSQLKLIARSEKTQAVLTGGFLAIEAPAPDQIADIANYVAPEHLEIITKPAAEKKLLRAITTAGAIFLGNHTPTALGDFTAGPSHVLPTARTARFSSGLRTADFMRRTSIVRYAAASVKKANDVTSRFAAMEKLDAHGRSVKIRA from the coding sequence ATGAAAACCCTCTCCGCCACCTCCAAGACCTTCGCCGACGAACTCGCCGCGTTCTGCCGCGCCGCCGAGCCCTCGCCCGAAATCGCCGCCAGCGTCGCCGCCATCCTCGCCGATGTCCGCGCGCGCGGCGACGAGGCCGTATCCTACTACGCCGCCAAGTTCGACAGCGCCAAGCTCCGCGCCAAGGAATTCCGAGTCAAACCCACGCTCATCGCCGACGCCGCGAAAAAACTGCCCGCCGCCGAGCGCAAGGCAATCGAGGCCGCGCACGCGAACATCCTCGCCTACAATCGCAAAAACCTCCCCGCAAACTGGACGGCAAAAAACAAGCACGGCGCGGAAGTCGGCGAAAAATTCGACCCCATCCGCCGCGTCGGCCTCTACATCCCCGGCGGACAAGTCCCGCTTGTCTCCACCGTGCTCATGACCGCCACGATGGCGAAAATCGCCGGCTGCCCGCAAATCGCCGCGTTCACCCCCTCCGATCCCTCCGGCAAAGTCTCCCCCTCCCTGCTCGCCGCGCTGCACATCGCCGGCGTCGACGAAGTTTACCGCATCGGCGGCGTGCAAGCCGTCGGCGCGATGGCCTACGGCACGACAACCATTCCCGCCGTCGACAAAATCTTCGGCCCCGGCAACGCCTACGTCTGCGAGGCCAAGCGCCAGGTCTTCGGCACCGTCGGCGTCGATTCGCTCCCCGGCCCCAGCGAGCTCATGGTGATCGCCGACGACACCGCGCGCGCCGACTTCGTGGCCGCCGACCTCCTCGCCCAGGCCGAGCACGGCTCCGGCCGCGAAAAAATCTACCTCGTCGCCACCTCGCAAAAAATCATCGACGCCATTTCCGGGGAAATCCAATCACAACTCAAATTGATCGCCCGCTCGGAAAAAACGCAGGCCGTCCTGACCGGCGGATTCCTCGCCATCGAAGCGCCCGCGCCCGACCAGATCGCCGACATCGCCAACTACGTCGCGCCCGAGCACCTCGAAATCATCACCAAGCCCGCCGCCGAGAAAAAACTCCTTCGCGCAATCACGACCGCCGGCGCGATCTTCCTCGGCAATCACACCCCGACCGCGCTCGGTGATTTCACCGCAGGCCCGAGCCATGTGCTCCCGACCGCGCGCACCGCGCGCTTCTCGAGCGGCCTGCGCACGGCGGATTTCATGCGCCGCACAAGCATCGTCCGCTACGCCGCCGCGAGCGTGAAAAAAGCCAATGACGTCACGAGCCGCTTCGCCGCGATGGAAAAACTCGACGCCCACGGCCGCTCGGTAAAAATCCGCGCGTGA